The proteins below are encoded in one region of Clostridia bacterium:
- a CDS encoding DinB family protein yields MTEVTRIADQLRRAFEGPAWSGPCLLEVVQGLTAAEAARHAGADAHSMWEIVLHVGAWHDIVRRRLEGETIANVTDEEDWPQVADTSNGGWTEAIARLKASYAALHAAVLAHPFERLSTTVPGKDYSFYVMLHGAAQHDLYHAGQIALLRKFAGPQ; encoded by the coding sequence ATGACCGAAGTGACGAGGATCGCCGATCAGCTACGCAGAGCGTTCGAAGGTCCTGCGTGGTCAGGGCCTTGCCTGCTTGAAGTTGTGCAGGGTTTAACGGCAGCAGAAGCGGCCCGCCACGCCGGAGCCGACGCTCACAGCATGTGGGAAATAGTCCTGCACGTAGGTGCTTGGCATGACATTGTGCGTCGTCGACTGGAAGGGGAAACAATTGCGAATGTGACCGATGAAGAGGACTGGCCGCAGGTGGCCGACACGAGCAACGGTGGCTGGACGGAAGCCATTGCTCGGCTGAAAGCTAGCTACGCGGCACTGCACGCAGCCGTGCTGGCACATCCTTTCGAGCGGCTTTCAACGACGGTTCCCGGCAAGGATTACTCGTTCTACGTGATGTTGCATGGAGCGGCGCAGCACGACCTTTACCATGCCGGGCAGATAGCATTGCTGCGGAAGTTTGCCGGCCCGCAATAG
- a CDS encoding YtxH domain-containing protein, protein MSDESNNGILWFLAGLGVGAALGVLYAPKSGRETRESILQAAEEGREKVRDRARQYKEQAADWMERSKEVVGQQKEQFRSAFEAGRQAYREATTETPEPTKL, encoded by the coding sequence ATGTCAGATGAAAGCAACAACGGAATCCTTTGGTTTTTAGCGGGACTGGGCGTCGGCGCAGCACTTGGTGTCTTGTACGCGCCCAAGTCTGGCCGTGAAACTCGTGAAAGCATCCTGCAGGCCGCCGAAGAGGGTCGCGAGAAAGTTCGTGATCGTGCGCGTCAGTACAAAGAGCAAGCGGCAGACTGGATGGAAAGAAGCAAAGAGGTCGTAGGTCAGCAGAAAGAGCAGTTCCGCTCGGCATTCGAGGCGGGGCGCCAGGCTTATCGAGAGGCCACGACTGAAACGCCAGAGCCTACAAAGCTTTAA